In the genome of Chrysoperla carnea chromosome 5, inChrCarn1.1, whole genome shotgun sequence, the window atcaaattatttgtgTTTCAATTCATAATTAgttgatatatttttccaataatcatggaatatttatttaaaatgttaaaaattgatttcgaaATAATCATAACCTAAAACAATTTGTTGTCATACATGTGTCCTAATTGtcatcatttctttttttaggTAATTCAAACAGCATTTAATCAACATGAAGTTCAATAAATTAGTATCATCCTCAAGGAGTAAAAATCGTAAACGGCATTTTACAGCACCGTCACATATTCGACGAGTGCTTATGTCAGCTCCTTTATCCAAAGAGctcaaacaaaaatacaatgtTAGATCGATGCCAATCAGGAAAGATGATGAAGTACAGGTGAGTCTTAATattccaatttaaattttttaatcaatatttttatgtgatgATCTCAAACCATTCACAGACAACGAATAATCGAATCGATTCTGCAAGCAAATTGTAAAGGTTTTCTTTGCAAGATGCATATGTGAATTAATTCCTGTTTCGTATAATGGTTAAGAATTTGgcactgattttaattttgtaaactattttaaaaaaatacgtgaATTTCGTGAGTTTAACAAGTATTTCGAATTTCTCTAGGTTGTACGCGGTCATTACAAAGGTCAACAAGTTGGTAAAGTTGTCCAAGTATATAGAAAGAAATTCGTAATTTATATCGAAAGAATACAACGTGAAAAGGCAAACGGAGCTAGTGTATATGTTGGTATCCACCCCTCAAAGGTAAGATATTTTAAACCGTTCAAATTATTCATAATCAAAAATAGGGGTGCACAGATTCAATTCCTGGAATTTATAAATTCGAGTATCGATAAAACATGTCTTGATTGATATAAATTGTACTTATgaattagaaaatattgtttctttaaaggaaaaatgaaattgatgaaCTATACACCTGGGGGTCGAGTCTGTGCCTCATTAATCTAAGATGATGATTCCAAACCATTCGCAGAATGTAAATAGATTTGTAAATTAACGTTAGAAAC includes:
- the LOC123299746 gene encoding 60S ribosomal protein L26; protein product: MKFNKLVSSSRSKNRKRHFTAPSHIRRVLMSAPLSKELKQKYNVRSMPIRKDDEVQVVRGHYKGQQVGKVVQVYRKKFVIYIERIQREKANGASVYVGIHPSKCVIVKLKMDKDRKKIIDRRAKGRAAALGKDKGKYTEESAAAAVETS